Proteins from one Mycobacterium sp. SMC-2 genomic window:
- a CDS encoding acetate--CoA ligase family protein: protein MSAQQARPALDRLMNPRTVAFVGITEDSRWAHSVRYSLDGGAECFFVHHKAEQAFGHRAYPDLRAIGRPVDAVFLALGAERTVDAVEQAAEIGAGGVITCAAGFAELGDEGVALQQRMVKGARAGHMPVVGPNGVGLMNVPRKLHLSMLPLFARRVGGLSAATHSGAMIEAMAAAASRAGGVGFNLLVSAGNEAVTDVADYLDYFACDEATRIVALAVEKIRRPEAFFDAARRCLEAGKPIVAIKLGRSERTQRMAASHTGTLTGDAWVYDVAFKQAGILPATDIDDLVDRVQFLEQLPRQRWTEVRGLAILTVTGGFAQLASDLAEVEGVDVPEVERLAPFVAETIPGGAVTNPLDVTGFAGVIDGLWRKVLTEYEAAPEFDALLYSSQHADWNGPLFADIEFAEFGAASDKPFVIAPLAGQGGRWLEKYRADGIAVGNGLRGCLRGLHTMGAFMRLRPGSRVRPPAEIPVLPRPQAGPIAVPEGSMLPFAATMDLLARAGIPTAPYHLIADDAATPPPFAGPYVVKLADIAHRTEHGAVRLGVGVAALGAAVDELRAVADSHGLPTTIAVQPMISGHGEAFIGIKGESELGPLVAFGLGGVFVEVMRKIGGRMAPMSDEDAAELIDEFGDTGVLDGFRGSAPWDRRALTSVLTAASVLAAGGREWIESIDINPLIVTADGPVAVDGLCLLRPGGQ, encoded by the coding sequence ATGAGCGCGCAACAGGCTCGGCCGGCGTTGGACCGGCTGATGAACCCGAGAACGGTTGCGTTCGTGGGGATCACCGAGGACTCGCGCTGGGCGCACTCGGTGCGATACTCACTGGACGGCGGCGCGGAGTGCTTCTTCGTCCATCACAAGGCGGAGCAGGCCTTCGGTCATCGGGCGTATCCGGATCTGAGGGCGATCGGCCGTCCGGTCGACGCGGTCTTCCTCGCGTTGGGGGCCGAGCGCACGGTCGACGCGGTGGAACAGGCCGCCGAAATCGGTGCCGGGGGTGTGATCACCTGCGCAGCCGGCTTTGCCGAGCTCGGTGACGAGGGTGTTGCCCTGCAGCAGCGGATGGTCAAGGGCGCGCGGGCGGGCCACATGCCGGTGGTCGGTCCCAACGGCGTGGGCCTGATGAACGTGCCACGCAAACTGCATCTGAGCATGCTGCCGCTCTTCGCCCGCCGTGTCGGCGGGCTGTCGGCCGCGACACACAGCGGCGCGATGATCGAGGCGATGGCCGCCGCGGCGTCGCGCGCGGGCGGCGTCGGGTTCAACCTGCTGGTGTCGGCGGGCAACGAGGCCGTCACCGACGTCGCCGACTACCTGGACTACTTCGCGTGCGACGAGGCGACCCGGATCGTGGCACTGGCGGTCGAGAAGATCCGGCGCCCGGAGGCGTTTTTCGACGCGGCCAGGCGCTGCCTGGAGGCCGGCAAACCGATCGTGGCGATCAAGCTCGGCCGCAGCGAGCGGACTCAGCGCATGGCCGCGTCACACACCGGAACGCTGACCGGCGACGCGTGGGTCTACGACGTCGCGTTCAAGCAGGCGGGCATCCTGCCCGCCACCGACATCGACGATCTCGTCGACCGGGTGCAGTTCCTCGAACAGCTTCCCCGCCAGCGCTGGACCGAAGTGCGGGGCCTGGCGATTCTCACCGTCACGGGCGGTTTCGCGCAGCTGGCCAGCGACCTGGCGGAAGTCGAGGGGGTGGACGTGCCGGAGGTGGAGCGGCTGGCCCCTTTCGTGGCGGAGACGATCCCCGGCGGCGCGGTGACGAATCCCTTGGACGTCACGGGTTTCGCCGGAGTCATCGACGGGCTGTGGCGGAAGGTGCTCACCGAATACGAGGCCGCCCCCGAGTTCGATGCCCTGTTGTACAGCAGCCAGCACGCCGACTGGAACGGCCCGCTCTTCGCCGACATCGAGTTCGCCGAATTCGGTGCGGCCAGCGATAAACCGTTCGTCATCGCGCCATTGGCCGGCCAGGGCGGGCGGTGGCTGGAGAAGTATCGCGCCGACGGCATCGCGGTGGGCAACGGGCTGCGCGGCTGTCTGCGGGGCCTGCATACCATGGGAGCCTTCATGCGGCTGCGTCCCGGGTCGCGTGTGCGACCTCCCGCCGAGATCCCGGTGCTGCCTCGTCCTCAGGCCGGCCCGATCGCCGTGCCGGAAGGCTCGATGCTCCCGTTCGCCGCGACGATGGACCTCCTCGCCCGCGCCGGGATTCCCACTGCGCCATACCATTTGATAGCGGACGATGCCGCCACGCCGCCGCCCTTCGCCGGCCCCTACGTGGTGAAGCTGGCCGACATCGCCCACCGCACCGAACACGGCGCCGTGCGCCTGGGCGTCGGGGTCGCCGCGCTGGGCGCGGCCGTCGACGAGTTGCGCGCGGTCGCCGATTCCCACGGGTTGCCGACGACGATCGCGGTCCAGCCCATGATCTCCGGCCACGGCGAGGCCTTCATCGGGATCAAGGGCGAAAGCGAACTGGGTCCGTTGGTGGCGTTCGGCCTGGGCGGAGTATTCGTCGAGGTGATGCGCAAGATCGGCGGCCGGATGGCGCCGATGAGCGACGAGGACGCCGCGGAACTGATCGACGAGTTCGGCGACACCGGTGTGCTCGACGGCTTCCGCGGCTCTGCGCCATGGGATCGGCGCGCGCTGACGTCGGTATTGACGGCGGCTTCGGTGCTTGCTGCGGGGGGCCGGGAGTGGATCGAGTCGATCGACATCAATCCGTTGATCGTCACCGCGGATGGGCCGGTCGCGGTCGACGGGTTATGCCTGTTGCGGCCGGGCGGTCAGTAG
- a CDS encoding NAD-dependent succinate-semialdehyde dehydrogenase, with protein MPATTENKPTPVIDALFIDGQWRPAESKSTFPVTNPATGELLAEVSDASVDDVRDAIAAANAALPAWSKRTAYQRAEVLFEAHRRMLERSEQLAKLMTEEQGKPIRAAGIEVKYAADFLIWFAEEAKRVYGQTIPSARADQRFMVLHQPVGVVGAITPWNYPVSMITRKVAPALAAGCTVVLKAAEQTPLCAIEVFRILEESGVPPGVVNLVTTSDPAPVGAEFVSNPAVAKLTFTGSTSVGKLLARGAGGNMKRFSMELGGHAPFVVFDDADPAHAAKGAAMVKVLNTGQACISPNRLYVHRCIKDAFLTVLVERVAKMKAGSGLTEGVSIGPLIDADALQRMQRQVDDAVSKGAVVETGGRRLAENGLERGFFFAPTVLSGVTDAMDIYREETFGPIAPVIVFDDEDEVIAMANDTDYGLASYVYTQNLARAWRVIEQLRFGMVGVNDINPTSAAAPFGGVKQSGQGREGAHEGILEYLDTKLIGFSIG; from the coding sequence ATGCCTGCGACAACTGAGAACAAGCCGACGCCGGTGATCGACGCGCTCTTCATCGACGGCCAGTGGCGTCCCGCCGAGTCGAAATCAACCTTCCCCGTGACCAATCCGGCCACCGGGGAGCTGTTGGCGGAAGTCTCCGATGCATCGGTCGACGACGTTCGGGACGCCATCGCGGCGGCGAATGCCGCGTTGCCGGCCTGGTCGAAGCGCACGGCATATCAGCGGGCCGAGGTGCTGTTCGAGGCGCATCGACGGATGCTCGAGCGATCGGAACAGTTGGCCAAGCTGATGACCGAGGAGCAAGGCAAGCCTATTCGCGCCGCGGGGATCGAGGTCAAGTACGCCGCCGACTTTTTGATCTGGTTTGCCGAGGAGGCGAAACGGGTTTACGGACAGACGATCCCGTCGGCGCGAGCCGACCAGCGTTTCATGGTCTTGCACCAGCCGGTCGGCGTGGTCGGTGCCATCACCCCCTGGAACTATCCCGTATCGATGATCACGCGCAAGGTCGCGCCGGCACTGGCGGCCGGCTGCACGGTGGTGCTGAAGGCCGCCGAACAGACTCCGCTGTGTGCGATCGAAGTGTTCCGGATCCTCGAGGAGTCCGGCGTTCCGCCGGGCGTCGTCAACCTGGTGACGACATCCGACCCGGCCCCGGTCGGCGCGGAGTTCGTCAGCAACCCGGCGGTCGCGAAGCTGACCTTCACGGGTTCGACATCGGTCGGCAAGCTGCTTGCACGCGGCGCGGGCGGGAACATGAAGCGGTTCTCCATGGAGTTGGGCGGGCACGCGCCCTTCGTCGTCTTCGACGACGCCGATCCGGCGCACGCCGCCAAGGGCGCCGCGATGGTCAAGGTCCTCAACACCGGGCAGGCCTGCATCTCACCGAATCGCCTGTACGTGCACCGCTGCATCAAGGATGCCTTCCTCACGGTGCTCGTCGAGCGGGTGGCGAAGATGAAGGCCGGGAGCGGTTTGACCGAAGGCGTCAGCATCGGCCCGCTCATCGACGCCGACGCCCTGCAGCGGATGCAGCGCCAGGTCGATGACGCGGTGAGCAAGGGCGCCGTCGTCGAGACGGGTGGACGCCGGCTGGCCGAGAACGGGCTGGAGCGTGGCTTCTTCTTCGCACCAACGGTCCTCAGCGGTGTGACCGACGCCATGGACATCTACCGGGAAGAGACGTTCGGTCCGATCGCACCGGTGATCGTCTTCGATGACGAAGACGAGGTCATCGCCATGGCCAACGACACCGACTACGGGCTGGCGTCATACGTCTACACGCAAAACCTCGCCCGCGCGTGGCGGGTGATCGAGCAGCTGCGGTTCGGCATGGTCGGAGTCAACGACATCAACCCGACCTCGGCGGCTGCCCCGTTCGGCGGAGTCAAACAAAGCGGGCAGGGCCGGGAAGGGGCGCACGAGGGGATCCTGGAGTACCTCGACACGAAACTGATCGGATTCAGCATCGGATGA
- a CDS encoding Zn-ribbon domain-containing OB-fold protein yields MSGAEKFLPERVPGWQQPFWDSLRERKIKVQRCASCGAFRHVPKEICAKCHSTSFSWEPVSGCGVVYTYTIVHRAPTPAYQAAAPYAIVHAAMDEGFRMVGTMTGVDPDDIEIGTPVRVVYTDLSPDWTIVEFEPATDTEELVDNACDN; encoded by the coding sequence ATGAGCGGCGCAGAGAAGTTCCTCCCCGAACGGGTTCCGGGATGGCAACAGCCGTTCTGGGACTCGCTGCGGGAGCGCAAGATCAAGGTCCAGCGGTGCGCGTCATGCGGGGCATTCCGACATGTGCCGAAAGAGATCTGCGCGAAGTGCCATTCGACGTCGTTCTCCTGGGAGCCGGTATCGGGGTGCGGCGTCGTCTATACCTACACGATCGTGCACCGCGCGCCTACGCCCGCTTACCAGGCCGCCGCGCCGTACGCGATCGTGCACGCGGCGATGGATGAGGGTTTCCGGATGGTCGGAACGATGACCGGGGTCGATCCCGACGATATCGAGATCGGCACACCTGTGCGCGTCGTGTACACCGACCTCTCCCCGGACTGGACCATCGTGGAATTCGAACCGGCAACCGACACAGAAGAATTGGTGGACAATGCCTGCGACAACTGA